A genomic region of Dickeya solani IPO 2222 contains the following coding sequences:
- a CDS encoding 4-carboxy-4-hydroxy-2-oxoadipate aldolase/oxaloacetate decarboxylase — translation MTTEHNRLNGNMYDILKTLGAATVYEAQGATGAIDAEIKPIARGMKIAGPALTVEMRPGDNLMIHYALLQAKKGDVLVINCQGFIEAGVWGDVLTSQAQFIGLAGLVVNGAVRDSDAIIDAGFPVFSRGISIKGTGKHQPGKVNETVVIGDCIIHPGDIIVGDSDGLVVIDKHSVSDVIDLAKTREEKETHYKEKINHGATTAELMGLNPVFKYLNLE, via the coding sequence ATGACGACTGAACATAACCGCCTGAACGGCAATATGTATGACATATTAAAAACGTTGGGTGCGGCGACGGTGTATGAAGCGCAAGGCGCGACAGGTGCTATTGATGCCGAAATTAAGCCCATTGCGCGTGGTATGAAAATAGCCGGGCCGGCATTAACCGTGGAAATGCGGCCGGGCGATAATCTTATGATCCATTATGCGTTGCTTCAGGCGAAAAAAGGCGATGTGCTGGTCATTAATTGTCAGGGATTTATTGAAGCGGGCGTCTGGGGCGATGTGCTTACCTCACAGGCACAATTTATCGGCCTGGCCGGTTTGGTCGTCAATGGCGCGGTCCGCGACAGCGACGCCATTATTGATGCCGGTTTCCCGGTCTTCTCACGAGGAATATCCATTAAAGGCACAGGTAAACATCAGCCTGGGAAAGTGAATGAAACGGTGGTGATCGGCGACTGCATTATTCATCCAGGCGACATTATCGTCGGCGATTCAGATGGTCTGGTCGTTATTGATAAACATAGCGTATCCGATGTCATTGATCTGGCGAAAACCAGAGAAGAAAAAGAAACCCATTATAAAGAAAAAATAAACCACGGAGCCACTACTGCAGAATTAATGGGATTGAATCCTGTATTTAAATATTTGAATTTAGAATGA
- a CDS encoding winged helix-turn-helix transcriptional regulator has protein sequence MSGKPLTERVKLGELFTVDCPSREVLKHVSSLWGVLCLIGLREGTLRFSELRRKATGVSEKMLTQTLRRLEEDGFILRYAHPVVPPYVEYSLTPLGREVSEHISTLTDWIELNLWKIMDARREKGLA, from the coding sequence ATGTCAGGAAAGCCATTGACCGAAAGGGTCAAGCTTGGCGAATTATTTACGGTAGATTGCCCTTCGAGGGAGGTACTCAAGCATGTGAGTAGTCTCTGGGGCGTGCTGTGCCTGATTGGATTGCGTGAGGGCACCCTGCGGTTTAGCGAACTGCGACGGAAAGCCACCGGCGTGAGTGAAAAAATGCTGACGCAGACGCTAAGACGGCTGGAAGAGGATGGCTTTATCCTGCGCTATGCCCATCCTGTCGTGCCGCCGTATGTGGAATATAGCCTGACGCCTCTGGGACGCGAGGTGTCTGAGCACATCAGTACACTTACCGACTGGATCGAACTCAATCTCTGGAAGATTATGGATGCCAGGCGGGAGAAGGGCCTCGCGTGA
- a CDS encoding RraA family protein, translating to MNLNIDLYLEKSKQLSTPELSDALDYFSLPGSLLGIRHIAGNQRIAGTAWTVRYIAVDPDNIGTVGDYIDDVQSGDVVVIDNAARKDCTVWGGILSQLAASKKIAGTVINGVSRDTDEANQSQYPIYALGHYMRTGKDRVQVAAVCEPISISGVTIKNGDVIVADIDGVVVIGRHHLENVIDRALQMQTVERSILSDVLSGMRISDARKKHNYHLLQRNPNKR from the coding sequence ATGAATTTGAATATTGATTTATACCTTGAGAAATCAAAACAACTGTCAACGCCGGAATTATCGGATGCGCTCGATTATTTTTCACTACCCGGTTCATTGCTGGGCATCAGACATATTGCCGGTAATCAGAGAATCGCCGGAACGGCATGGACGGTAAGATATATTGCCGTTGATCCGGATAATATCGGTACTGTTGGCGATTATATCGATGACGTCCAGTCGGGAGATGTCGTGGTTATTGATAATGCAGCCCGGAAGGATTGCACTGTCTGGGGTGGTATTTTGAGTCAACTTGCCGCCAGCAAGAAAATAGCCGGTACGGTTATTAATGGCGTGAGCCGGGATACGGATGAAGCCAATCAAAGCCAATATCCTATTTACGCCCTTGGTCATTATATGCGCACGGGGAAAGACCGTGTTCAGGTTGCCGCTGTTTGTGAGCCGATCAGTATTAGCGGCGTCACTATTAAAAACGGGGATGTTATCGTAGCCGATATTGATGGCGTCGTTGTTATCGGTCGTCATCATCTGGAAAACGTCATTGACCGTGCATTACAAATGCAGACGGTTGAACGGAGTATTTTGAGCGATGTGCTGTCAGGCATGCGTATTTCGGATGCGCGAAAAAAACACAATTATCATTTGCTGCAAAGAAACCCCAATAAGCGTTAA
- a CDS encoding carbamoyltransferase C-terminal domain-containing protein — MQELILAVNLPVLADGTVTYDGNVVLASRDKVITAIAEERVSRKKYDGRVTCAVREILQRNKLTLSDISAISVVSFGQPMNGAHELDGKLKQEIDALFPGFDNIHAVTSHHSAHALSAVSQTDVKRALIVVADHTGNLIGERADAAVLENNAAEQVSYYLYENNDLTLLAQDNTQPCDQGYGRFYGDITCYLGFDSYRESGKTMGLASFGNPAVFSDYPSFIETPAGEISALKDERYADDCTKDLKGWFKKQGVDIPERRGKGEVIRPFDMHLAAWAQDQLQKSIIRRAKALIEQYHVDTLCVAGGVAMNSVMNRKLEEALGIEVYVPPSPGDAGLALGAAAEYFWKKDHRVPQFESSPYLGPVYSAEDIAGSLRACEDEFSIQHVSEPEYQAARLIAAGNIIGWFQDRSEYGPRALGNRSILASPSNSWTKEILNSQIKLREWFRPYAPVVLEEAADAYFDMLSPVPYMMKVAPVKTKAKVDMPACIHVDGTARLQTVSADSNKKFYQLIKALGNLTGVPVVLNTSFNLAGMPIVESPDDAIDCFRHAVGMDALFIGNYLLKKKQNH, encoded by the coding sequence ATGCAAGAGCTAATTTTAGCAGTAAATCTTCCGGTATTGGCGGATGGAACGGTGACTTACGATGGTAATGTAGTGCTGGCTAGCCGGGACAAGGTGATTACCGCCATCGCGGAGGAGCGGGTTTCAAGGAAAAAATATGATGGCCGGGTCACCTGCGCCGTCCGGGAAATTCTGCAACGCAATAAACTGACGCTGAGCGATATTTCCGCTATTTCCGTCGTTAGCTTCGGGCAGCCAATGAATGGCGCGCATGAGCTTGACGGCAAACTTAAACAGGAGATCGACGCGTTATTTCCGGGGTTTGATAACATTCATGCCGTGACGTCACACCATTCGGCTCATGCGTTAAGCGCGGTCAGCCAGACGGATGTCAAACGCGCCTTGATTGTAGTTGCCGATCATACGGGGAATCTTATTGGCGAAAGAGCCGATGCGGCGGTGCTGGAAAATAATGCGGCGGAGCAGGTCAGCTATTATTTGTACGAGAATAATGATTTGACCCTTCTCGCTCAGGACAATACGCAACCTTGCGATCAGGGATATGGCCGGTTTTATGGCGATATTACCTGTTATCTGGGGTTTGACAGCTATCGTGAATCGGGCAAAACCATGGGGCTGGCGTCTTTCGGCAACCCGGCGGTATTTTCAGACTATCCCTCGTTTATCGAAACGCCGGCAGGGGAAATATCGGCGCTGAAAGATGAACGCTATGCCGATGATTGCACCAAGGATCTGAAGGGATGGTTTAAAAAGCAAGGCGTGGATATTCCAGAACGGCGTGGTAAAGGGGAAGTCATTCGCCCGTTTGATATGCATCTGGCGGCCTGGGCGCAGGACCAACTGCAAAAATCGATTATTCGGCGGGCGAAGGCATTGATTGAACAATACCACGTCGATACCTTGTGCGTTGCGGGCGGGGTCGCTATGAATTCCGTGATGAACCGTAAACTGGAAGAAGCGCTGGGTATTGAGGTTTATGTACCGCCTTCTCCGGGAGATGCCGGCCTGGCGCTGGGCGCCGCCGCGGAATATTTCTGGAAGAAAGACCATCGGGTTCCCCAATTTGAGAGTTCCCCTTATTTGGGGCCGGTTTATTCTGCAGAGGATATTGCCGGCAGCCTGCGCGCCTGTGAAGACGAATTCAGTATTCAGCATGTCAGTGAGCCGGAATATCAGGCCGCTCGTCTGATTGCGGCAGGCAACATTATCGGCTGGTTTCAGGACCGCAGTGAATACGGCCCAAGAGCGCTGGGTAATCGCAGTATTCTTGCTTCTCCTTCCAATAGCTGGACGAAGGAAATTCTCAATAGTCAGATCAAACTGCGCGAGTGGTTCAGGCCGTATGCGCCTGTAGTGCTGGAAGAAGCCGCCGATGCCTATTTCGATATGTTGTCGCCGGTTCCTTACATGATGAAAGTCGCACCGGTGAAAACCAAAGCCAAAGTGGATATGCCCGCCTGTATTCATGTTGACGGCACCGCCAGATTGCAGACCGTTTCCGCCGACTCAAACAAAAAGTTCTACCAGCTGATTAAGGCGCTGGGGAACCTGACCGGCGTGCCGGTGGTGCTCAATACCAGTTTTAATCTGGCCGGCATGCCGATTGTTGAATCGCCGGATGATGCTATTGACTGTTTCAGGCATGCCGTCGGCATGGATGCCTTGTTTATCGGTAATTATCTGCTGAAAAAGAAACAGAACCATTAA
- a CDS encoding LysR family transcriptional regulator, with protein MNIKQLQYFCKVVETGSASQAAKQLLLAPTAISMQISALEKELNGELFNRSSRPMTLTRLGEFLYQRAQELIFNFEKLEADAYQYLNSESTSLTLGFVRSVMFNLLPETIKHYADSYGHINIHLKEVLSEYQPEMLGNQVIDIGITREMDNDNFVGSELCHELIMVDPLIAAIPKNHYLSRKKFITLRDFCNSPFIIFPSDQKSGFSVRIFDLFKQHHCVPAISHRAIEIHTALALVGAGLGVTLVGKTTMPNNRQDIIFLPIEDFKISSYIYAVYHPKNKNPNIASFIETMKKIAG; from the coding sequence GTGAATATTAAGCAGCTTCAATATTTCTGCAAGGTGGTCGAAACCGGCAGCGCCAGCCAGGCCGCCAAACAACTTCTCCTTGCGCCTACGGCTATCAGCATGCAGATATCCGCACTGGAAAAAGAACTCAATGGCGAATTGTTTAACCGCAGCTCAAGGCCAATGACGTTAACCCGGCTTGGGGAGTTCTTATATCAGCGCGCTCAGGAATTGATTTTTAATTTTGAAAAACTTGAAGCCGACGCCTATCAGTATCTGAATAGTGAATCCACTTCGCTCACGCTGGGATTTGTCCGCTCGGTTATGTTTAATCTGCTGCCGGAAACCATCAAGCATTATGCGGACAGTTACGGCCATATTAATATCCATCTCAAGGAAGTGCTTTCGGAATATCAGCCTGAAATGCTTGGCAATCAAGTTATTGATATCGGCATCACCCGCGAAATGGATAACGACAACTTTGTCGGCAGCGAGCTATGTCATGAACTGATTATGGTTGATCCGCTTATCGCCGCCATCCCTAAAAACCACTATCTCTCCAGAAAAAAATTCATTACCTTGAGAGACTTCTGCAATTCGCCGTTTATTATTTTTCCGAGCGATCAAAAGAGTGGGTTCTCGGTGCGTATCTTTGATCTGTTCAAACAGCATCACTGTGTGCCGGCCATCTCGCATCGGGCGATTGAGATTCATACCGCGCTGGCGCTGGTCGGTGCGGGGCTTGGCGTTACGCTGGTGGGGAAAACCACCATGCCGAATAACCGGCAGGACATTATTTTTCTTCCCATCGAAGATTTTAAAATCTCTAGCTATATCTATGCGGTTTATCACCCGAAGAATAAAAACCCGAACATTGCATCCTTTATTGAGACCATGAAAAAAATAGCGGGTTAA
- a CDS encoding MFS transporter: MSLSVEQVNVRSKPTHHRWWVAALFFLIYTVAAADRANLGVALPFIRKEFTMTNAEAGALVSLFLIAYAFVQLPSAWLIARFGVRRVFTTSMVLTSIATALTGLVGSILQLKLCRILLGIAEGPLPIGVTSTINNWFPSREKGIASGIFLSSIKLGPVITPIIGSMIITHWGWKEIFLFFALPGLLLPILWFCFVKDKPAESGFVNQQELDLINEKQNGSTATANSEKYKRIPYLDTLIRVRSVKEITTEKAIYSSWNVLGCSFGYCCQLGISSLLLAWIPTYLLTEKNLSVMGMGFVAAAPWVGAVLGNLLGGVLSDKVLGKRRKPGMLISALSTSLMMLCLIVVPASPVMCALLLFVTGLLLSIGFSAYMVYPMSFIAKDKFPVANALVNMGGQLGGAATPFIGGLILDFYGWNSVFLFMAVISIFTFLVVLTIDEPMKVA; this comes from the coding sequence ATGAGTCTTAGTGTTGAACAGGTTAATGTGAGGAGCAAACCAACCCACCACCGGTGGTGGGTTGCGGCACTGTTCTTTCTCATTTATACCGTTGCCGCTGCAGACCGGGCCAATCTTGGCGTGGCGCTGCCGTTTATTCGCAAAGAATTTACCATGACAAATGCGGAGGCCGGTGCGTTAGTGAGTCTTTTCCTGATTGCGTATGCGTTCGTTCAGTTACCTTCGGCCTGGCTGATAGCCCGGTTCGGCGTCAGGAGGGTGTTCACCACATCCATGGTGCTCACCTCAATAGCGACGGCGCTGACGGGTCTTGTCGGGTCGATTCTGCAACTGAAGTTATGCCGCATCTTGCTGGGAATTGCGGAAGGGCCGTTGCCTATCGGCGTGACGTCCACCATTAATAACTGGTTTCCTTCACGTGAGAAGGGCATCGCGTCCGGTATTTTTTTGTCATCCATCAAGTTGGGCCCGGTTATTACTCCCATCATCGGTTCGATGATTATCACGCATTGGGGCTGGAAGGAAATATTCCTGTTCTTTGCGCTGCCGGGGTTATTGTTACCCATACTGTGGTTCTGCTTTGTTAAGGATAAGCCGGCTGAATCCGGTTTCGTCAACCAGCAGGAACTGGACCTCATCAATGAGAAGCAGAATGGTAGTACGGCCACTGCCAATAGTGAAAAATATAAAAGAATACCTTACCTCGATACCTTAATTCGCGTCAGAAGCGTCAAAGAGATAACAACGGAAAAAGCGATTTATTCGTCCTGGAATGTGCTGGGATGCAGTTTCGGCTATTGTTGTCAGTTAGGGATTTCCAGCCTGCTGCTGGCCTGGATCCCGACCTATTTGCTCACCGAGAAAAACCTGTCTGTGATGGGTATGGGATTCGTCGCTGCCGCACCCTGGGTTGGGGCTGTGCTGGGCAACCTGCTGGGGGGCGTGCTTTCGGATAAAGTACTGGGCAAACGCAGAAAGCCCGGCATGCTGATCTCGGCATTGTCTACATCGCTGATGATGCTTTGCCTGATCGTGGTGCCGGCAAGCCCGGTGATGTGCGCACTGTTGCTTTTCGTGACCGGATTGCTGCTGAGCATTGGTTTTTCCGCCTATATGGTGTACCCGATGTCTTTCATCGCCAAAGACAAATTCCCGGTGGCGAATGCGCTGGTGAATATGGGCGGCCAACTTGGCGGCGCCGCGACGCCTTTTATTGGCGGGCTTATCCTGGATTTCTATGGCTGGAACAGCGTGTTCTTGTTTATGGCGGTCATTTCAATCTTCACGTTTCTGGTTGTGCTCACTATTGACGAACCGATGAAGGTGGCGTAA
- a CDS encoding class I SAM-dependent methyltransferase: MKNFYDSKNIQFWDELAQIHSGKSDYDIDNYDPWECKLKDIELAELGDLNNKRILHLQCHVGLDSFALEVMGAEVTAVDYSAAAIDTANAIKHKFGLKTNFYCANVYDLSELNLSDFDLIFTSYGVLVWLEHLNLWANAIASHLKPGGELLLIDEHPVARMFSNPHQDNAPLDSKALFSPIQPGAPVKTNYKYSYANEHRQIEHQEQYVWFHSLSEIITSLTNENLSITAFREFDKTFYKAFSQLSQHEDGWWRFNNTFSAIPLTFLLRAKKYEKKEWLCKS, encoded by the coding sequence TTGAAAAACTTTTATGATAGTAAGAATATTCAGTTCTGGGATGAACTGGCCCAAATCCATTCTGGGAAATCCGATTATGATATTGATAACTATGACCCGTGGGAATGTAAATTAAAAGATATCGAACTGGCCGAATTAGGTGATTTAAATAATAAAAGAATACTTCACCTCCAGTGTCATGTCGGTCTGGACAGTTTTGCTCTGGAAGTGATGGGGGCTGAGGTTACCGCGGTTGATTATTCGGCTGCCGCCATCGATACCGCGAATGCAATTAAACATAAATTTGGCCTTAAAACGAATTTTTATTGCGCCAATGTCTATGACCTGTCTGAGTTAAATTTATCTGATTTCGACCTTATTTTTACGTCCTATGGCGTTCTTGTCTGGCTTGAACATCTTAATTTGTGGGCGAACGCGATCGCTTCACACCTTAAACCCGGCGGTGAATTACTGCTGATTGACGAGCACCCTGTTGCCAGAATGTTCAGCAACCCTCATCAGGATAATGCGCCGCTTGATAGTAAGGCGTTATTCTCTCCTATCCAGCCTGGCGCCCCGGTAAAAACAAACTATAAATATTCCTACGCCAATGAACATCGTCAGATAGAGCATCAGGAACAATATGTCTGGTTTCACAGCCTTTCCGAAATCATCACCAGTCTGACCAACGAAAACTTGTCTATAACGGCATTCAGAGAATTTGATAAAACCTTTTACAAGGCATTCTCTCAATTATCGCAACATGAAGACGGCTGGTGGCGTTTCAATAATACGTTTTCTGCTATTCCATTGACGTTTTTATTGCGGGCAAAAAAATACGAGAAAAAGGAATGGTTATGCAAGAGCTAA
- a CDS encoding DUF3750 domain-containing protein codes for MNSFRMLGLVFIGVLILSFGQSLAQATWSGDRFSGKSLWASRRDSAGVAPDPAALRDTAIVQVYTAPTYGWRGLVAVHPWIIVKKAGETRYQRYEVIGWGGDDVIRRNYTVPDGFWFGSAPRLLVEHRGASAAAMIPKIEAAIDSYPWPHTYRAWPGPNSNTFMAHIGREVPELKLDLPANAIGKDFRALTHPIGLPPSGRGVQVSLLGVLGLTLGVEEGVEVNILGASLGVDFNPPALRLPFIGRLGYDNTTTHEG; via the coding sequence ATGAACAGCTTCAGGATGTTGGGACTCGTGTTTATCGGCGTGTTGATCCTGTCGTTTGGGCAGAGCCTGGCGCAGGCGACGTGGAGCGGAGATCGCTTTTCCGGAAAAAGCCTCTGGGCGTCGCGGCGTGATTCGGCCGGTGTGGCGCCAGATCCGGCGGCGCTGCGCGATACGGCGATCGTGCAGGTGTATACCGCACCGACGTACGGCTGGCGCGGACTGGTAGCGGTTCATCCCTGGATCATCGTCAAAAAAGCCGGGGAAACCCGCTACCAGCGTTACGAGGTGATCGGCTGGGGCGGCGATGATGTTATTCGCCGCAATTACACTGTCCCTGATGGATTCTGGTTCGGCTCAGCGCCGCGGTTACTGGTTGAACACCGCGGGGCGAGCGCGGCAGCGATGATCCCGAAGATAGAGGCGGCGATCGACAGTTACCCCTGGCCGCACACGTATCGCGCCTGGCCCGGCCCCAACAGCAATACGTTTATGGCGCATATCGGCCGGGAAGTGCCGGAACTGAAGCTGGATCTGCCGGCCAACGCCATCGGTAAGGATTTTCGGGCGTTAACGCATCCGATCGGGTTGCCGCCTTCGGGAAGAGGCGTGCAGGTTTCGCTGCTGGGCGTACTGGGCCTGACGCTGGGTGTGGAAGAGGGCGTTGAAGTCAACATTCTGGGGGCCAGCCTGGGGGTGGATTTCAACCCGCCGGCGCTGCGTTTGCCGTTTATCGGCCGCCTGGGTTATGACAATACGACAACGCACGAAGGGTGA
- a CDS encoding Gfo/Idh/MocA family oxidoreductase — translation MLTNNDVVNLLLIGFGPHAKRIYYPLLEASCDDPALNLCAAVDFISAKWGIETYLADKRLQPEILYFNDSDNSQTELGVDVRKRLDDVVRKYAINGVIIATEPLAHMPYARWALESGLSILMDKPISSYEGISTSIEKSIKLAEDYQVLNALYQKQRRDNPDQVFSLMAQRRYQTSFNLIKRYIAECFAQTHCPVTNVQTFHSDGQWRMPTEMVEQHYHPYNQGYGKCSHSGYHYFDIVPFVLEAGFGDGKQFDNIDVFSMAIRPDDVLSQLALDDYRALFGKRRFDESNHYDEKQLGLLLGTFGEVDCSSNICFKSGDRTLTAASINLCHNGYSQRNWVTAAGRDLYKGNGRVSHESHIFQQGPFQSIHFHSYKSDELPGDDSDERHRVGTKEHLEIYIFRNDKMLGGKHVEMFNIDDILEMEGGRKGLKGKSKAKAFYEFVAGMRGEIAAGDMVSDFSKHEVGAMLTSAVYQSISHRYHRLNPLINRRFKSHELVPLAEALVP, via the coding sequence ATGTTGACGAATAATGATGTTGTCAATTTGCTGCTGATTGGGTTTGGGCCTCACGCCAAAAGAATATATTACCCGCTGCTGGAGGCGTCCTGTGACGATCCTGCATTAAATTTATGCGCCGCGGTGGATTTTATTTCAGCAAAGTGGGGGATAGAAACGTATCTTGCGGATAAACGGTTACAGCCGGAAATCCTGTATTTTAATGACAGCGATAACAGCCAGACTGAATTAGGCGTCGATGTCAGAAAACGTCTGGATGACGTGGTGAGAAAATACGCGATTAATGGCGTGATTATCGCTACCGAACCGCTGGCCCATATGCCGTATGCCCGCTGGGCGCTGGAATCCGGTTTGTCGATTCTGATGGATAAACCGATCTCATCGTATGAAGGTATTTCCACCTCAATCGAAAAGTCGATAAAGCTTGCCGAAGATTATCAGGTGTTGAATGCCCTGTATCAAAAACAGCGGCGTGATAATCCTGATCAGGTGTTTTCTCTTATGGCGCAGCGGCGATATCAGACGTCGTTTAATCTGATCAAGCGTTATATTGCCGAGTGTTTTGCGCAGACCCATTGCCCGGTAACCAATGTGCAGACCTTTCATTCGGACGGTCAGTGGCGTATGCCGACGGAAATGGTGGAGCAGCATTACCATCCTTACAATCAGGGTTATGGAAAATGCTCGCACAGCGGTTATCACTATTTCGATATTGTGCCTTTTGTACTGGAAGCTGGATTTGGCGACGGTAAACAGTTCGATAATATTGACGTCTTCTCGATGGCGATCCGGCCGGATGATGTGCTCAGTCAACTGGCGCTCGATGATTATCGTGCGCTGTTTGGGAAACGTCGTTTCGACGAGTCCAACCATTATGATGAAAAACAGTTGGGGCTGCTGCTGGGAACATTTGGCGAAGTAGATTGCAGCAGCAATATCTGTTTTAAATCCGGCGACAGGACGCTGACCGCGGCCTCCATTAATCTGTGCCACAACGGTTATTCGCAGCGCAACTGGGTGACGGCGGCGGGAAGAGATCTCTATAAAGGCAATGGCCGCGTTTCTCACGAATCGCATATTTTTCAGCAGGGGCCGTTCCAGTCGATTCATTTTCATTCTTATAAATCGGATGAATTGCCCGGTGATGACTCGGACGAGCGGCATCGCGTCGGCACGAAAGAACATCTGGAAATCTATATTTTCCGCAATGACAAAATGCTCGGCGGAAAACATGTTGAAATGTTCAATATTGACGACATTCTTGAGATGGAAGGCGGACGAAAAGGATTGAAAGGGAAATCCAAAGCCAAAGCGTTTTATGAGTTTGTCGCCGGCATGCGGGGCGAAATTGCCGCTGGCGATATGGTGTCTGATTTCAGTAAGCATGAGGTGGGCGCGATGCTGACATCGGCGGTTTACCAGTCTATTAGCCATCGCTACCATCGACTGAATCCGTTGATTAACCGTCGTTTCAAAAGCCACGAGCTGGTTCCGCTGGCAGAGGCGCTGGTACCGTGA
- a CDS encoding VOC family protein: MLDHLSIPVSDLQRSRRFYEQALKPLGYEQVKDMKFAVSFGVLMGYGLSSDPGGEFWIFQGEVTSRPPVHFAFSAESRAEVDAFFAAAVAAGGEDNGQPGVRAKYHPDYYAAFVRDPDGYNIEAVYHRAP; the protein is encoded by the coding sequence ATGCTGGATCATTTGAGTATTCCGGTGTCGGATCTGCAGCGTAGCCGGCGGTTTTATGAACAGGCGCTCAAGCCATTAGGGTATGAGCAGGTCAAAGACATGAAATTCGCCGTCAGCTTCGGCGTGTTGATGGGGTACGGCTTGTCTTCCGATCCGGGCGGCGAATTCTGGATTTTTCAGGGCGAGGTGACGTCGCGTCCGCCGGTGCATTTTGCCTTCAGCGCCGAGTCGAGAGCGGAGGTGGATGCGTTTTTCGCCGCGGCGGTGGCGGCGGGCGGTGAAGATAACGGCCAGCCCGGCGTGCGCGCGAAATACCACCCTGATTACTACGCCGCTTTCGTCCGTGACCCAGACGGTTACAACATCGAAGCGGTGTATCACCGGGCGCCGTAA